Proteins from one Arthrobacter sp. Soc17.1.1.1 genomic window:
- a CDS encoding XRE family transcriptional regulator: protein MNDHEPDLTLFQDIDLPSLSAIAGAFEPARLTQARLLAWLTKGELAEQVGVSSAAVGQFEAGAIKPRPELLSTLARKLHVPIEFFAAGRPLGRLDAANAHFRSLRSTRAKDRAKAAAHAEQVWELTYALEKQVRFPNVDLPEVPQGATPVEAARILREAWGLPRGPVPHLAATMEARGIVVCLIPMTNEAITRVKAYSTDALGRPLVIVTPERFKSVYEYRFTCAHEVGHLLLHPNPLPGDRQQEREADQFAAEFLTPRVEIEPLLPKTVRMSALDQLSKNWGVSVESLIYRMGELRLISDVSIRRAHQRLANLAEFRREEPLATYPGEVPTLLSEALALAAQHGFDRTDLARELCWTVGHVAEVLGETDVRPKLRVVR, encoded by the coding sequence ATGAATGACCACGAACCAGATCTGACACTGTTCCAGGACATTGATCTGCCCTCGTTGAGCGCGATTGCGGGTGCATTCGAGCCGGCACGTCTGACTCAGGCGCGCCTCCTTGCGTGGTTGACCAAAGGGGAGTTGGCCGAGCAGGTCGGTGTCTCGTCTGCGGCAGTAGGGCAGTTCGAGGCCGGCGCGATAAAGCCGCGCCCCGAGCTCCTTTCTACGTTGGCGAGAAAGCTCCATGTCCCGATCGAGTTCTTTGCCGCTGGTCGGCCGCTGGGACGTTTGGACGCTGCCAACGCTCACTTCCGTAGTCTCCGGTCGACCCGGGCGAAGGACCGCGCCAAGGCAGCTGCTCACGCTGAACAGGTGTGGGAGCTGACCTACGCATTAGAGAAGCAGGTCCGATTCCCCAACGTCGATTTGCCCGAGGTGCCCCAGGGCGCGACGCCGGTAGAAGCCGCTCGTATCCTCCGTGAGGCCTGGGGACTACCACGCGGTCCAGTGCCGCATCTGGCTGCCACGATGGAAGCCCGCGGCATTGTGGTGTGCCTGATTCCGATGACCAATGAAGCGATTACCAGAGTCAAGGCTTATTCCACCGACGCGCTGGGGCGACCACTGGTTATCGTCACCCCCGAGCGGTTCAAGTCGGTGTATGAGTACCGGTTCACGTGCGCCCATGAGGTAGGACACCTCCTGCTTCATCCCAACCCGTTGCCAGGCGACCGACAACAAGAACGAGAAGCCGATCAGTTTGCTGCGGAATTTCTAACCCCACGAGTAGAGATCGAACCATTACTCCCCAAGACCGTGCGCATGTCAGCGCTCGATCAGCTCAGTAAGAACTGGGGGGTGTCGGTCGAATCCCTCATATACCGCATGGGCGAGCTGCGCCTAATTTCAGACGTATCCATTCGCCGCGCACACCAGCGGCTGGCCAACCTCGCGGAGTTTAGACGCGAGGAACCACTAGCCACCTACCCAGGCGAAGTCCCCACGCTGCTGAGTGAGGCGCTGGCACTGGCTGCTCAGCACGGCTTCGATCGGACCGACCTGGCACGAGAACTTTGCTGGACCGTTGGCCATGTCGCAGAGGTCCTTGGAGAGACCGATGTTCGACCAAAATTGCGGGTCGTACGATGA
- a CDS encoding HNH endonuclease, protein MCEICSLPIDRNADPFDDRGPTADHIIPVSDGGTDDVDNLRAAHRWCNLRRESAFGSDQEVFEDARTRFLGVESDRQP, encoded by the coding sequence ATGTGTGAAATCTGCAGCCTTCCCATCGACCGCAATGCGGACCCGTTTGATGATCGAGGGCCTACAGCAGATCACATCATCCCCGTCAGCGACGGCGGCACGGACGACGTTGACAATCTCCGAGCTGCCCATCGATGGTGCAACCTCAGACGAGAGTCCGCCTTCGGCTCCGACCAGGAAGTGTTTGAGGACGCGCGGACCCGATTTCTAGGCGTTGAAAGCGATAGGCAGCCTTGA